A stretch of Roseovarius sp. M141 DNA encodes these proteins:
- a CDS encoding AlpA family transcriptional regulator, producing MPHLGSMPESKDKPRKLLVGWISRLDLALELGLSVDTLRRWEAQRTGPPCVRAGRKVYYRRAAVEDWLEEQEQAAPRRRRAGGRR from the coding sequence ATGCCGCATCTCGGATCGATGCCAGAATCGAAAGATAAACCCCGCAAGCTGCTGGTCGGCTGGATCAGCCGTCTCGACCTTGCACTGGAACTCGGCCTGTCGGTCGACACGTTACGCCGCTGGGAGGCCCAACGCACCGGTCCGCCCTGCGTGCGCGCCGGGCGCAAGGTCTATTACCGCCGCGCCGCAGTCGAGGACTGGCTGGAAGAGCAGGAGCAGGCCGCCCCGCGCCGCCGCCGTGCCGGAGGGCGCCGGTGA
- a CDS encoding VRR-NUC domain-containing protein, protein MKRRGTPEADLQRAVVQALRVVLPRTAIIHHCANEVTEAGPRGAKRQAILVGMGVHAGFADLMVLCDGRVLFLELKAPKGRLRPNQEAFRDAMLAQGFGWALVRSLDDALGALADHGFTSRVRPARRVAS, encoded by the coding sequence ATGAAGCGGCGTGGAACCCCCGAGGCCGATCTGCAGCGTGCGGTGGTACAGGCGTTACGCGTTGTCCTGCCGCGCACGGCCATCATCCATCACTGCGCCAATGAAGTGACCGAGGCCGGGCCGCGCGGCGCAAAGCGCCAGGCGATCCTCGTCGGCATGGGCGTGCATGCGGGTTTTGCCGACCTGATGGTGCTCTGCGACGGGCGCGTTCTGTTTCTGGAACTGAAGGCCCCGAAGGGCCGATTGCGCCCCAACCAAGAGGCGTTTCGCGATGCCATGCTGGCACAGGGCTTCGGCTGGGCGCTCGTGCGCTCGCTCGACGACGCGCTGGGCGCGTTGGCCGATCATGGCTTCACCAGCCGTGTCCGCCCAGCGCGGAGGGTTGCATCATGA